The sequence GTAAGTTTCaagtgttttttattatttaatttaatacatACTAAATTTCAGATTATGGAGTATGAAGTGTAACTTCTTAATTCTAATTCTTTGGCAGATACATTCGAAAAAAAGAAATAGATTGTCTCAGCAACGATTGAATGATTTGGTATATATCAAATATAATAGAGCATTGAGGCGGAGATATGTCATGCGAGATATGATTGATCCTATTTCTTTGTCAGAAATAGATGATAGTAATGAATGGTTATTGGGAAAGTTGGATGATGGTGATAGTGCCAATGAGGATAATGATTTTGTCTTTGAAGATGATGCTTTGCGTTGGAGTGATGTAGCACAAGCGGCTGgtgttggtgaaagtgcatatGGCTTTCGATCTAGAAATGCATCTAGTTCAAAAAGAGCATCATCATCATCCATTTCAGCAAAAATAAAGCAATCTTTAGCTCGAACTAGACTTGTTGAGGAAGAAGAGCTGAACATTGATCATGaaactgaagaagaagaagataccAATGGATACAAATCAAGCGATGGGGCTGAGGACGTAGATTTGGAGAATGAAGATGATGACTCTTATGATATTTGATGTTTATCTATCACATTTGCAAGGATTCTTGACTTTATTCTTATTATTTTGATAATGTTTTGTTTATTGCGCTTTTGTTCCATGAAGCGTGCGCTTCGCTTTGCGCTTTAAGCCCAAAGGCACTTGAGCGCTTTTTTGCGCTTTACGCTTTTAACAACTATGGTCACACCATGATCTGATGCAGTTCCCTAGAACCCTCAAACACAATTAAATAGCAAGTGATATCTTATCTAGTTTCAGCCCATTTACTGGATTTCACTCTTCCTTTACCATAACTGATATATATACTTGTAATGGAAACGCACTTTAATTATTCAGTAGGTGCATAGAGAAATTCAATCGATATAAgggaaataaaaaattcaaacaatcaAGAAAAAAAACCTATCTTGGGATAGGATGGAACTTCAAATACAGAGGACACATATAATTACTATTAAAGTCATGCATTTAATCTTCAAAACCACACCCTGAAacacaaaaatataaatatcaagtatcagaaaaacacaaaaaaaacaaacaaacaaggtCATATGCCCAGCGGAGATGGAGATTCCGAGCAGAAAGGACGCAATATTTCTCGCCAATCATACACAGATCCtctgtgttttatttttgggATGGACATTCTTTCCATGGTGATTGGCGCGCAGGGGAATCTGTTGATTCAAAGTCTGACAAGCACTTTTCTGCGGGATTCCATAAAATTGTGTTAACCTTAAACTACATTTATTTAGAGAAATAAAGATGAGTATTGTCATTCATACCATAGAGTGTTTCTTGGCATATTTGAGAACAGATTTGCCATCAGGATGTAGTAGGACTCTCGAGCAATCACGACTGTGGATTATCTCATCGTAGATTTGAGGAGCTACTTTTTCTTTGTATTCCTCCATCAGTATCAAGACTACTTGGGATGCATATCTGTCCATGGACATAAGAGCGAACCCCCCTCTCAGTTGAGCTACTAAATCTTTTTCAACATCCTGTATCCTGAGTTTTATTAAGAGCCACACCAAAGTGCGCCTGAAACCGGAAAAATGTTggttttggattttatatgcaAACTTGAGAGAGAAAGAGAGTTCATGTATACGTGCCCGCATGGATGATGAGACAACTTCCGTAgatcttcttttatttttgagagaATACCAGTTTGGTTTTCCAGTACAAAGGCATCTGATCCGAGGAGGAGTTCCCGAAGAAGACTGCATCCAGTTCGATTGGTCGCCATTTCGAAAAATATATCAGATATGACATCGAGAATTGGCTGCGAGAAACATGAGTAGTGTAACATAcaccgtaaaaaaaaaaaaaaaaaaaaaaactaggaTTAAATAAGGGACAAATACTTTGGTTTCTTCGGCCGGAAGAGGGAAAATATCCAAGCACCGGCTAATAACTCTAGAACCAATGTCGTGGTTTACGAGCCGAGGCGTGAGGCGTCGCAAAACGGATACCACGTCAGATATTTGCTTTGGTGTCCTGAGACACCGGAGAAAATCCTTGATGCACCGAGATCTGCGAGAAAACAGGAAAATGGAGAAATCGGGGTGTTTTTATTAAGGTTACGGACATATTATTATCATTACATACCCATCAGAGTTGAGACAGACAACAAGGAATAAATCGACATCGGCAGTGACAGAAGAAACCAAATGGTTCATCTGTTGTTCGTTGCAGGCGTGACAAAGAGATATAACTACGTTCCCACCTAATCGATCAAACATCAACGCACATATTTGATCTTTCAACTCCGAAAAGATCAATTGAACGTCTTCTGGTTTCCCTCCTCCGAGTATGCGACACAAGTACTGGTAACCGATCGGGTCCATTGCTTTCCAGAACAACTGGCCCTTCCATTCTTCTAAAGAGTTGAAAGGTGGCACCGGCGGCAGACGAGGGACTGGCCTGTGTGCGGCGGCAGGAGGCGTTGAACTATTGTCGTCACACTCATACATCGGAATTTCTGATCAGAGATTCAATCGCATTCGACCTAGCTAGGATTTCACTTTCAGAGAATTGGGGATATCTATTctatctaattttttttcttattatttatcAATTATCTACTAGTATCCAACCAGGTACACGCACGTGTcatctatttaaatttaaattatattaagttTAAGATCATCTTCAAAATTGAATTGGTACGTTAGTATatctatattaaattaaatttctttttattatattaagtttAAGACCATTTTAAAAACTAAATTGTGACGTTAGTGTGtctatattaaattaaatttctttttattatattaGGTTTAAGACCATTTTAAAAACTAAATTGGTACATTAGTGTgtcaatattaaattaaatctcTTTCTATTATATGAAGTATAAGATCATCTTAAAAACTGAATTGGTACTTTAGTGTGccaatattaaattaaattacaaatTAAATCTATCTATATTAACATGGTAATGGCTTAGAGGAAATAACTACCATCACCAACTTCTCCTCAGAACTTTGAAAATAACTACAATTCTACGTTATCAATCCACTATCTCACTAAACTTCTCACTCACTCCATGTTTTACTTttgaaaaaaacatataaaaaaaattctattttaCACTCGCAAGGCGTGTGTATTTTTCACaagtatatattaataattaatattttttttcttaaaaaagatTTAGCTATTCTTATGTGTAAATGTCAAATGACGGGATAATTATTGAATATATCCTCCAAGTTTCATCATCATCCCAATTATATCTCTTTTGTTTATCAAGTtttgaatatatcccttattaATTAAAAGGTGTCTCGAATATGTCCTTGAAACTAAATAATACATATTCTGCCCTTTATTTCCCTTTTTAACATTTGAAAGCTTAATTtcatcatgcttccgtaagtAAATTAAAGCAAATTACCTCTTTGACCACATTGTGGTCGGGTTATGTCTATCGGGTTTTACGGGTTGCTTCTCACAACCGAACCACGCGATCGCAAACGATGATTCCTGACACAGACTCCTTTAGCAGCAACTAGCACAATCTTATTTCGTTTCCTACCTTAAGGCGGCGTACagtaaaagcttaatttttaaatgaaaacAACATGATAGGGAAGAGCTTTACAAATTTATTCAGataacatattattacataaatcaaccttcTTTGAAGAGGATGAGATAAC comes from Henckelia pumila isolate YLH828 chromosome 4, ASM3356847v2, whole genome shotgun sequence and encodes:
- the LOC140866649 gene encoding pumilio homolog 12-like, whose amino-acid sequence is MYECDDNSSTPPAAAHRPVPRLPPVPPFNSLEEWKGQLFWKAMDPIGYQYLCRILGGGKPEDVQLIFSELKDQICALMFDRLGGNVVISLCHACNEQQMNHLVSSVTADVDLFLVVCLNSDGSRCIKDFLRCLRTPKQISDVVSVLRRLTPRLVNHDIGSRVISRCLDIFPLPAEETKPILDVISDIFFEMATNRTGCSLLRELLLGSDAFVLENQTGILSKIKEDLRKLSHHPCGRTLVWLLIKLRIQDVEKDLVAQLRGGFALMSMDRYASQVVLILMEEYKEKVAPQIYDEIIHSRDCSRVLLHPDGKSVLKYAKKHSMKSACQTLNQQIPLRANHHGKNVHPKNKTQRICV